The Streptomyces sp. NBC_01244 genome contains a region encoding:
- a CDS encoding glycosyltransferase family 87 protein: protein MTKVHEDSPVLPTQQDEVAAAGSEFIGGPLGRYARLGGHWLTPVRVVVLVALGMFALGMVQKLPCYDWAWFRGAGSQYTHACYSDIPHLYVVRGFADGLTPYFDRLPGDMQFLEYPVLTGLFMEIASWMTPGSGSMQHREQMYWMVNAGMLMVCAAVIAVCVARTHRRRPWDALLFALAPAFALTATINWDLLAIALTAAAMLMWSRGGARSFGVLIGLATAAKLYPVLLLGAVFVLCWRAGKWRAFGEAVGGALVAWLVVNLPVMLFAWEGWQKFYTFSQERPIDFGSVWLLISQRSGNPIDGANTYATGLTLLLCAGIGLLTLTAPRRPRFAQLAFLLVAAFILVNKVYSPQYVLWLIPLAALARPRWRDFLIWQAGEVVYFLGIWFYLAYTTSGDKHQGLPLEGYQVAIAAHLLCTLYLCAVVVRDILLPDRDVVRRDGSDDPSGGVLDGAEDVFTLPLTPKAPREAAPSEGQRVEWGVRPGE from the coding sequence ATGACGAAGGTGCACGAGGACAGCCCCGTACTGCCCACCCAGCAGGACGAGGTGGCCGCCGCGGGAAGCGAGTTCATCGGCGGCCCGCTGGGCCGCTACGCCCGCCTCGGCGGCCACTGGCTGACCCCGGTGCGGGTCGTCGTGCTCGTGGCCCTGGGAATGTTCGCGCTCGGCATGGTGCAGAAACTGCCCTGCTACGACTGGGCGTGGTTCCGCGGGGCCGGCTCCCAGTACACCCACGCCTGCTACTCGGACATCCCGCACCTCTACGTCGTACGCGGCTTCGCCGACGGCCTCACCCCGTACTTCGACCGGCTCCCCGGCGACATGCAGTTCCTGGAGTACCCGGTGCTCACCGGGCTCTTCATGGAGATCGCCTCCTGGATGACCCCCGGCAGCGGCTCCATGCAGCACCGGGAGCAGATGTACTGGATGGTCAACGCGGGCATGCTGATGGTCTGCGCCGCAGTGATCGCGGTGTGCGTGGCCCGCACCCACCGCAGGCGGCCGTGGGACGCGCTGCTCTTCGCCCTCGCGCCCGCCTTCGCGCTCACCGCGACCATCAACTGGGACCTGCTGGCCATCGCCCTGACCGCCGCCGCGATGCTCATGTGGTCGCGGGGCGGGGCGCGGTCCTTCGGTGTCCTGATCGGCCTGGCCACGGCGGCCAAGCTCTACCCCGTCCTGCTGCTCGGTGCCGTGTTCGTGCTCTGCTGGCGGGCCGGGAAGTGGCGTGCGTTCGGCGAGGCGGTCGGCGGCGCCCTGGTCGCCTGGCTCGTGGTGAACCTGCCCGTGATGCTCTTCGCCTGGGAGGGCTGGCAGAAGTTCTACACCTTCAGCCAGGAGCGGCCCATCGACTTCGGATCCGTGTGGCTGCTGATCTCCCAGCGTTCCGGGAACCCCATCGACGGCGCCAACACCTATGCGACGGGCCTGACGCTGCTGCTGTGCGCGGGCATCGGACTGCTCACGCTGACCGCGCCCCGCCGCCCCCGCTTCGCGCAGCTGGCCTTCCTGCTGGTGGCGGCCTTCATCCTGGTCAACAAGGTCTACTCGCCCCAGTACGTGCTCTGGCTCATCCCGCTCGCCGCGCTGGCCCGGCCGCGCTGGCGGGACTTCCTGATCTGGCAGGCCGGCGAGGTCGTCTACTTCCTGGGGATCTGGTTCTACCTCGCCTACACGACCAGCGGGGACAAGCACCAGGGCCTGCCCCTGGAGGGCTACCAGGTGGCCATCGCGGCCCACCTGCTGTGCACGCTCTACCTGTGCGCGGTGGTCGTACGCGACATCCTGCTGCCCGATCGGGACGTGGTGCGGCGCGACGGCTCGGACGACCCCTCCGGAGGCGTCCTGGACGGCGCCGAGGACGTCTTCACGCTCCCGCTCACGCCGAAGGCGCCGCGGGAAGCGGCGCCTTCGGAGGGGCAGCGGGTGGAGTGGGGGGTACGCCCCGGAGAGTGA
- a CDS encoding transglycosylase domain-containing protein: MSEHRRKPQQPQSGGRAAARRAAQQRPSRGAGRDVPTASPSGSYSQPPGHGSRSDARRSAGRGSAGRGRGAAAGAGRPKRFINYPRGEKVGWKRFVPSWKLVSGTALGFCAMITVGAGIGIAMVNKPDVNKTAEAQNNVFYWSDNSQMVATGGAVNRQIVPIDKIPLSMQNAVIAAENESFDSDKGVDPMGIARAVWNMAKGGSTQGGSTITQQYVKNQYLDSDQTLKRKVTELFISIKLGVSEEKNKILAGYLNTAYYGRDAYGIQAAARAYFGKDSQNLTPSESAFLAAVLKGPNLYNPDGGIGSAATPEANAKRAEERWAWVLNREVKVGRMQQAERDKYKEFPALIEPAQAAGMSGQIGYLVETAKLYMLKTNGIKVEDLAKGGYRIHTTFNKKKVDALVKAVEGTRDGMLDEKKRPDTDTFVQFGAASVDVKTGALVALYGGPGIDKKHFNNNANTSGVQVGSTWKPFVLAAAMQYGTQNSDGEGISAKSKYQANDLTVINNRAGEPLRDGAGKPFRQKNESPTSYGYVTLNEAMEKSINVPFAQLVFDVGHSKVKAVAEATGILKESFDPNDNASFALGTSTPSAIRMADSYATFAASGIHHDPYSVTSVQKNGKDVPGFAAPKGQRAMDNSVADNVTKVLQNVVENGTGTKAKKLGRPAAGKTGTTDKNMSAWFVGYTPELSTSVALFRSDPSAKKKELISMRGVAGIPSLHGGDIPAEIWTKYMKEALNGVPESEFPEPDELGVVANASGAPSPSPSPSPSPSPSPSPSNSPSPSPSPSPSRSHGKPTCKPWAICEPSPSASSSRSPSPSPSKSRDRPSGGTGDFPIGGSTGG, from the coding sequence ATGAGCGAGCACCGCCGCAAACCGCAACAGCCCCAGAGCGGTGGCCGCGCCGCCGCCCGTAGGGCTGCCCAGCAGCGCCCGTCCAGGGGCGCCGGGCGTGACGTCCCCACCGCGTCCCCCAGCGGGTCGTATTCCCAGCCGCCGGGTCACGGCAGCCGTTCGGACGCCCGGAGATCCGCCGGCCGCGGCTCGGCGGGCCGGGGCCGGGGCGCCGCCGCGGGCGCCGGCCGACCCAAGCGGTTCATCAACTACCCGCGCGGCGAAAAGGTCGGCTGGAAGCGCTTCGTCCCGTCGTGGAAGCTCGTCAGCGGCACGGCCCTGGGCTTCTGCGCGATGATCACGGTGGGCGCCGGAATCGGCATCGCCATGGTGAACAAGCCCGACGTGAACAAGACGGCCGAGGCGCAGAACAACGTCTTCTACTGGTCCGACAACAGTCAGATGGTCGCGACCGGCGGCGCCGTGAACCGCCAGATCGTCCCCATCGACAAGATCCCTCTGTCGATGCAGAACGCCGTGATCGCCGCGGAGAACGAGTCCTTCGATTCGGACAAGGGCGTCGACCCGATGGGCATCGCCCGCGCCGTGTGGAACATGGCCAAGGGCGGATCCACTCAGGGTGGCTCCACGATCACCCAGCAGTACGTGAAGAACCAGTACCTGGACTCGGATCAGACGCTCAAGCGAAAGGTCACCGAGCTCTTCATCTCGATAAAGCTGGGTGTGAGCGAGGAGAAGAACAAGATCCTCGCCGGCTACCTGAACACCGCCTACTACGGCCGTGACGCCTACGGGATCCAGGCGGCCGCGCGCGCCTACTTCGGCAAGGACAGCCAGAATCTGACCCCCTCCGAGAGCGCCTTCCTCGCCGCCGTGCTCAAGGGCCCGAACCTCTACAACCCCGACGGCGGCATCGGCTCCGCGGCTACGCCCGAAGCGAACGCCAAGCGGGCCGAGGAGCGCTGGGCCTGGGTGCTCAACCGCGAGGTCAAGGTCGGCCGCATGCAGCAGGCCGAGCGGGACAAGTACAAGGAATTCCCCGCACTGATCGAACCCGCCCAGGCCGCCGGCATGTCCGGCCAGATCGGTTATCTGGTCGAGACGGCCAAGCTGTACATGCTGAAGACCAACGGCATCAAGGTCGAGGACCTGGCCAAGGGCGGCTACCGGATCCACACCACCTTCAACAAGAAGAAGGTGGACGCGCTGGTCAAGGCGGTCGAGGGAACCCGCGACGGGATGCTCGACGAGAAGAAGCGGCCCGATACGGACACCTTCGTCCAGTTCGGCGCGGCATCGGTGGACGTGAAGACCGGCGCCCTCGTCGCCCTGTACGGCGGTCCCGGCATCGACAAGAAGCACTTCAACAACAACGCCAACACTTCGGGTGTCCAGGTCGGCTCGACCTGGAAGCCGTTCGTGCTGGCGGCGGCCATGCAGTACGGCACCCAGAACTCGGACGGCGAGGGGATCTCGGCCAAGAGCAAGTACCAGGCGAACGACCTCACGGTGATCAACAACCGTGCGGGCGAGCCACTGCGCGACGGCGCGGGCAAGCCGTTCCGGCAGAAGAACGAGAGCCCGACCTCCTACGGCTACGTGACCCTGAACGAGGCGATGGAGAAGTCCATCAACGTGCCCTTCGCCCAGCTCGTCTTCGATGTCGGACACAGCAAGGTGAAGGCCGTCGCGGAGGCGACCGGCATCCTGAAGGAGTCCTTCGACCCCAACGACAACGCCTCCTTCGCACTGGGCACCTCGACCCCCAGCGCCATCCGCATGGCCGACTCCTACGCCACCTTCGCCGCCTCCGGCATCCACCACGATCCGTACTCGGTGACGAGCGTCCAGAAGAACGGCAAGGACGTCCCCGGCTTCGCGGCCCCCAAGGGGCAGCGGGCCATGGACAACTCCGTCGCGGACAACGTCACCAAGGTCCTGCAGAACGTCGTCGAGAACGGCACCGGCACGAAGGCCAAGAAGCTCGGCCGGCCTGCCGCGGGCAAGACCGGTACCACCGACAAGAACATGTCGGCCTGGTTCGTCGGCTACACCCCCGAGCTGTCCACCTCCGTGGCCCTCTTCCGCTCCGACCCGAGCGCCAAGAAGAAGGAACTGATCTCGATGCGGGGCGTGGCGGGCATTCCCTCCCTCCACGGTGGTGACATCCCGGCCGAGATCTGGACCAAGTACATGAAGGAGGCGCTGAACGGCGTCCCGGAGTCGGAGTTCCCGGAGCCCGACGAGCTCGGTGTCGTCGCGAACGCCTCGGGCGCCCCCTCGCCCTCGCCGTCCCCCTCCCCGTCCCCCTCGCCGTCGCCGTCTCCGTCGAACTCGCCGTCCCCGTCCCCCAGCCCGAGCCCTTCGCGCAGCCACGGCAAGCCGACCTGCAAGCCCTGGGCCATCTGCGAGCCGAGCCCCAGCGCCAGTTCGTCCCGGTCGCCCTCGCCTTCGCCCAGCAAGTCGCGGGACAGGCCGAGCGGCGGTACCGGAGACTTCCCGATAGGGGGCTCCACGGGGGGCTGA
- a CDS encoding PadR family transcriptional regulator encodes MSRRSGILEFAVLGLLRESPMHGYELRKRLNTSLGVFRAFSYGTLYPCLKTLVTNGWLIEEPGNAPEDALAASLAGRRAKIVYRLTAAGKEHFEELLSHTGPDAWEDESFAARFAFFGQTEREVRMRVLEGRRSRLEERLEKMSASLARTRERLDDYTLELQRHGMESVEREVRWLNELIESERAGRDQRRPGPSDETAK; translated from the coding sequence ATGAGCAGGCGCTCAGGCATCCTCGAGTTCGCTGTTCTCGGCCTGCTTCGCGAATCCCCCATGCACGGTTACGAGCTGCGCAAGCGGCTCAACACCTCGCTGGGGGTGTTCAGAGCGTTCAGTTACGGGACGCTCTACCCCTGCCTCAAGACGCTCGTCACCAACGGCTGGTTGATCGAAGAACCGGGCAATGCCCCGGAAGACGCTCTCGCCGCTTCACTCGCAGGGCGCCGCGCCAAGATCGTCTACCGGTTGACGGCAGCAGGTAAGGAGCACTTCGAGGAGCTCCTCTCCCACACGGGCCCCGATGCCTGGGAGGACGAGTCCTTCGCCGCCCGCTTCGCTTTCTTCGGTCAGACCGAACGAGAAGTGCGCATGCGGGTACTGGAGGGCCGTCGCAGCCGCCTTGAGGAGCGCCTGGAGAAGATGAGCGCCTCGCTGGCTCGCACACGCGAGCGGCTCGACGACTACACGCTCGAGCTGCAACGCCACGGCATGGAATCCGTGGAGCGCGAAGTGCGCTGGCTGAACGAGCTCATCGAGAGTGAGCGGGCGGGACGGGATCAGAGACGACCCGGACCGTCCGACGAAACTGCAAAGTGA
- a CDS encoding inositol-3-phosphate synthase, producing MGSVRVAIVGVGNCAASLVQGVEYYKDADPAAKVPGLMHVQFGDYHVSDIEFVAAFDVDAKKVGLDLSDAIGASENNTIKICDVPSAGVTVQRGHTLDGLGKYYRETIEESAETPVDIVQTLLDRQVDVLICYLPVGSEAAAKFYAQCAIDAKVAFVNALPVFIAGTKEWADKFTEAGVPIVGDDIKSQVGATITHRVMAKLFEDRGVRLERTMQLNVGGNMDFKNMLERDRLESKKISKTQAVTSQIPDRELGEKNVHIGPSDYVAWLDDRKWAYVRLEGRAFGDVPLNLEYKLEVWDSPNSAGVIIDALRAAKIAKDRGIGGPILSASSYFMKSPPVQYFDDEAYANVEKFIKGEVER from the coding sequence ATGGGTTCGGTTCGCGTAGCCATCGTCGGCGTAGGCAACTGCGCCGCCTCGCTGGTGCAGGGCGTCGAGTACTACAAGGACGCCGACCCGGCGGCCAAGGTCCCCGGTCTGATGCACGTCCAGTTCGGCGACTACCACGTGAGCGACATCGAGTTCGTCGCCGCGTTCGACGTCGACGCGAAGAAGGTCGGCCTCGACCTTTCGGACGCCATCGGCGCCAGCGAGAACAACACCATCAAGATCTGTGACGTCCCGAGTGCGGGCGTGACCGTTCAGCGCGGCCACACCCTGGACGGTCTGGGCAAGTACTACCGCGAGACGATCGAGGAGTCGGCCGAGACCCCGGTCGACATCGTCCAGACCCTCCTGGACCGCCAGGTCGACGTCCTGATCTGCTACCTGCCGGTCGGTTCCGAGGCTGCGGCGAAGTTCTACGCCCAGTGCGCCATCGACGCCAAGGTCGCCTTCGTCAACGCCCTCCCGGTCTTCATCGCCGGCACCAAGGAGTGGGCCGACAAGTTCACCGAGGCCGGTGTCCCGATCGTCGGCGACGACATCAAGTCGCAGGTCGGCGCCACCATCACGCACCGCGTGATGGCGAAGCTGTTCGAGGACCGCGGTGTCCGTCTTGAGCGCACCATGCAGCTCAACGTCGGCGGCAACATGGACTTCAAGAACATGCTGGAGCGCGACCGCCTCGAGTCGAAGAAGATCTCCAAGACTCAGGCCGTCACCTCGCAGATCCCCGACCGCGAGCTCGGCGAGAAGAACGTCCACATCGGCCCGTCCGACTACGTCGCGTGGCTCGACGACCGCAAGTGGGCCTACGTCCGCCTCGAAGGCCGCGCCTTCGGCGACGTTCCGCTGAACCTCGAGTACAAGCTCGAGGTGTGGGACTCCCCGAACTCCGCCGGTGTCATCATCGACGCCCTGCGCGCGGCGAAGATCGCCAAGGACCGGGGCATCGGTGGCCCGATCCTGTCGGCTTCGAGCTACTTTATGAAGTCCCCGCCGGTGCAGTACTTCGACGACGAGGCTTACGCGAACGTCGAGAAGTTCATCAAGGGCGAGGTCGAGCGCTAG
- a CDS encoding MFS transporter — protein sequence MAVVRDLRVLLRLRDFRNLLAVRLLSQAADGVYQVALAAYVVFSPEKQASPTAIASAMAVLLLPYSVIGPFAGVLLDRWRRRQVFLYGNLLRAFLACVTGMLIVAHVPDWLFYASALSVTAVNRFVLAGLAASLPRVVAPGQLVTANALSPTAGTLAAVAGGGLAFLVRVLADDSDALVVLLGAGLYLCAALVSLRMALNLLGPDHPPGRINPTVRQGIALTVRGLVEGLRHLASRREAARALTAMTVMRFCYGALFVTLLMLCRYAWSATEADGLALLGVTVGVSGAGFFAAAVITPWLVGRLGPLGSITLCAASAAVLVPALGLFFAPGPMLAAAFVLGLATQGAKISTDTVVQSQVDDAFRGRVFSVYDVLFNAAFVGAAGVAALVLPLDGHSVTLIVGVAMLYAATAALLMRQGDVSRETSP from the coding sequence ATGGCTGTCGTACGTGATCTGCGCGTACTCCTGCGTCTGCGGGACTTCCGCAACCTGCTCGCCGTACGGCTGCTCTCCCAGGCCGCCGACGGGGTCTACCAGGTCGCACTGGCCGCCTACGTCGTCTTCTCCCCGGAGAAGCAGGCCTCGCCCACGGCCATCGCCTCGGCCATGGCGGTACTCCTGCTGCCCTATTCGGTGATCGGCCCCTTCGCGGGAGTCCTGCTGGACCGCTGGCGCCGCCGCCAGGTGTTCCTCTACGGCAACCTGCTGCGGGCCTTCCTCGCCTGCGTCACCGGCATGCTGATCGTCGCGCACGTCCCCGACTGGCTCTTCTACGCCTCGGCCCTGTCCGTGACCGCGGTCAACCGCTTCGTGCTGGCCGGGCTCGCGGCTTCCCTGCCGCGGGTCGTCGCACCCGGCCAGCTGGTCACCGCGAACGCCCTCTCACCCACCGCGGGAACGCTCGCCGCCGTCGCCGGCGGGGGCCTGGCCTTCCTCGTCCGTGTACTGGCCGACGACTCCGACGCCCTGGTCGTCCTCCTCGGAGCCGGCCTCTACCTGTGCGCGGCCCTGGTCTCCCTGCGCATGGCCCTGAACCTCCTCGGCCCCGACCACCCTCCCGGCCGGATCAACCCGACGGTCCGCCAGGGGATCGCCCTCACCGTGCGGGGCCTGGTCGAGGGCCTGCGACACCTTGCTTCCCGGCGTGAGGCGGCCCGGGCGCTCACCGCCATGACCGTCATGCGGTTCTGCTACGGGGCCCTGTTCGTCACGCTGCTCATGCTCTGCCGCTACGCCTGGTCGGCCACCGAGGCCGACGGGCTGGCTCTGCTGGGGGTCACGGTCGGCGTTTCCGGGGCCGGATTCTTCGCGGCCGCCGTCATCACTCCCTGGCTGGTGGGCCGGCTGGGCCCCCTCGGCTCCATCACCCTCTGCGCCGCGAGCGCCGCGGTGCTGGTGCCGGCGCTCGGCCTGTTCTTCGCACCCGGCCCGATGCTGGCAGCCGCCTTCGTGCTGGGCCTGGCCACCCAGGGCGCCAAGATCTCCACCGACACCGTCGTGCAGTCCCAGGTGGACGACGCCTTTCGCGGCCGCGTCTTCTCCGTCTACGACGTGCTCTTCAACGCCGCCTTCGTCGGCGCCGCCGGGGTGGCCGCGCTCGTGCTCCCCCTCGACGGGCACTCCGTCACTTTGATCGTCGGAGTGGCGATGCTCTATGCCGCTACCGCGGCGCTCCTCATGCGTCAGGGCGATGTTTCACGTGAAACATCGCCCTGA
- a CDS encoding CCA tRNA nucleotidyltransferase: MPNANEDNPSVLNHGQARAVSELLRIAPVADELGRRFQEAGFRLALVGGSVRDALLGRLGNDLDFTTDARPEDVLKIVRPWADSVWDVGIAFGTVGAQKDARVGDAHRSFQIEVTTYRSESYDRTSRKPEVSYGDSIEEDLVRRDFTVNAMAVALPEKEFVDPHGGLDDLRAGVLRTPGTAEDSFSDDPLRMLRAARFAAQLDFEVAPDVVAAMTEMSGRIEIVSAERIQGELNKLLLSAHPRKGLGLLVDTGLAEHVLPELPALRLESDEHHRHKDVYDHSLIVLEQAIALEEDGPDLVLRLAALLHDIGKPRTRRFESDGRVSFHHHEMVGAKMTKKRMTALKYSNDMVKDVSRLVELHLRFHGYGDGEWTDSAVRRYVRDAGPLLDRLHKLTRSDCTTRNKRKANALSRTYDGLEERIAQLQEREELDAIRPDLDGNEIMRVLDVGPGPAIGKAYAFLLELRLENGPMGHDAAVAALKEWWAAQG; this comes from the coding sequence GTGCCGAACGCCAACGAAGACAACCCCAGTGTCCTGAATCACGGGCAGGCCCGCGCGGTGAGTGAACTGCTGCGGATCGCCCCTGTCGCCGACGAGCTCGGCCGCCGTTTCCAGGAGGCGGGTTTCCGGCTCGCCCTGGTCGGCGGGTCCGTCCGCGACGCGCTGCTCGGGCGCCTCGGCAACGATCTCGACTTCACCACCGACGCCCGTCCCGAGGACGTTCTCAAGATCGTCAGGCCGTGGGCCGACTCGGTCTGGGACGTCGGCATCGCCTTCGGCACGGTCGGTGCGCAGAAGGACGCCCGCGTCGGAGACGCTCATCGAAGCTTCCAGATCGAGGTGACGACCTACCGCTCGGAGTCCTACGACCGGACCTCGCGCAAGCCCGAGGTCTCCTACGGCGACTCCATCGAGGAAGACCTGGTCCGTCGGGACTTCACGGTGAACGCGATGGCCGTCGCGCTCCCCGAGAAGGAGTTCGTGGACCCGCACGGTGGTCTGGATGACCTCAGGGCGGGCGTGCTGCGCACCCCGGGCACCGCCGAGGACTCTTTCTCCGACGACCCGCTGCGGATGCTGCGGGCGGCGCGGTTCGCCGCCCAGCTCGACTTCGAGGTCGCCCCGGACGTGGTGGCGGCGATGACGGAGATGTCCGGCCGCATCGAAATCGTCTCGGCCGAGCGGATCCAGGGCGAGCTGAACAAGCTCCTGCTGTCCGCGCACCCGCGCAAGGGCCTGGGCCTCCTCGTGGACACGGGGCTGGCCGAGCACGTGCTGCCGGAGCTTCCGGCGCTGCGCCTGGAGAGCGATGAGCACCACCGGCACAAGGACGTCTACGACCACTCGCTGATCGTGCTGGAGCAGGCGATCGCACTGGAGGAGGACGGCCCGGACCTGGTGCTGCGGCTCGCGGCTCTGCTGCACGACATCGGCAAGCCCCGGACCCGCCGGTTCGAGAGCGACGGACGCGTCTCCTTCCACCACCACGAGATGGTGGGCGCGAAGATGACCAAGAAGCGCATGACCGCGCTCAAGTACTCCAACGACATGGTCAAGGACGTGTCCCGGCTGGTGGAGCTGCACCTGCGCTTCCACGGCTACGGGGACGGGGAGTGGACCGACTCGGCCGTGCGGCGCTATGTCCGCGACGCCGGTCCGCTGCTGGACCGCCTGCACAAGCTGACCCGCTCCGACTGCACCACGCGCAACAAGCGCAAGGCGAACGCGCTCTCCCGCACTTACGACGGGCTGGAGGAGCGCATCGCCCAGCTGCAGGAGAGGGAGGAGCTGGACGCGATCCGCCCCGACCTCGACGGCAACGAGATCATGCGCGTCCTCGACGTGGGTCCCGGTCCGGCGATCGGCAAGGCCTATGCGTTCCTGCTGGAGCTGCGGCTGGAGAACGGTCCCATGGGGCACGACGCGGCGGTCGCCGCCCTCAAGGAGTGGTGGGCCGCCCAGGGCTGA